The nucleotide sequence ACGCATCCCCGCGAGCCAGGCTTGGGTATAGACTTCCGGGAAGGTCGCCAGGATTTTCGTCGCAATCGCGATGGCTTCTTCTTCTGACGGCGAAAACAGGGTCAACAGGGCCTCGGCGAGTCGGGTCAGATTCCACTGGGCAATGGCGGGCTGGTTGACATACGCGTAGCGGCCCGACTGATCGATCGAACTGAAGACCGTTTCCGGCTTATACGTATTCATAAAGGCACACGGACCGTAATCGATCGTCTCGCCGCAGATCGACATGTTGTCGGTGTTCATCACGCCGTGCACAAACCCCACCAGTTGCCAGCGTGCCATCAACCGGGCCTGTCGATGGAGCACTTCACGGAAGAAGTCCTGATAGATCTCAGGTGACTCGTTCAGTTCGGGGTAGTGACGCTGAATCGTATAGTCGGCAAGTTGCTTGACCGGCAACTCGTCCTGTCTCGCGGCGGCGTACTGAAACGTACCGACGCGGATATGACTGGCGGCAATGCGCGTCAGGACCGCTCCCTGCAGTCGCGTCTCCCGAAAGACATGTTCGCCCGTAGTGACGACCGCCAGACTGCGCGTCGTCGGGATCCCCAGCGCGGCCATCGCCTCGCTGATGATGTACTCCCGCAGCATGGGGCCGAGAGCGGCACGACCGTCGCCGCGGCGTGAGAAGGCCGTCGGCCCCGATCCCTTAAACTGGATGTCAACGAGCTGACCTGACGGTGTACGGTGTTCTCCCAACAGGATCGCGCGGCCGTCTCCCAGCATGGTGAAATGAGCGTACTGATGACCGGCATAGGCCTGGGCCAGCGGCTGAGCACCCGTCGGGATGACCTGACCTGAAAAGAGGGCTGCGAGGGTTTCTGGCTTTGCATTCGCCAGATTCAGGCCAAGTTCGGCAGCCAGCTTCTGATTGACGATGGCCACACGGGGAGCCGCAACCTTCACCGGTCGGGATGAGACATGGAACAGCTCGGGCAGTTGTCCATAGGTGTTGTCAAACTGCCACCCGAGCGAATCGAGTTCGGTTTCGATCTCACGTTCGTCTGTCATATCGTTCCTTCTCTCGTGTCGCCTTGAAGAGACGAATGTCCCGGCTGCAAAGCTCGTTCACCTGCCAGCCCCATGCCGATGATCAAGGTGTCCCGGATCATCGGCGATCGGACGGTTGTCCGCCAGAGAGTCACCCACGGGGGCAACGCGTTGGTGTGCGAATGATGTTCCTCGCACAGGGATTGTCTGCCCTCCGAGAGGTTTTCATTGATTCTCTGAGGACAAACCTCATCAGAGGCATCCCGAGGTGATGGGGGGCGCGGCCCGGGGATGCCCTCGTGGCGAACGTCACGAGATGAGCATGTTCCCTTGGACCTCCGCGGCTCCCTCAGCCACGTCAAGCAGGCGATCGACTGCACCACTCAGGATGTTGCCCGCCACCAGGTTGGATCCTTTTCCTTTGACTCGAATCGCCTGCGACATCGAAGGCTGCTGACGTCGATCGGCGATCGTGTTATTCGAGACGCGGCATCGGGTGCAGTCTTCCAGTTCCACACCCCGGTGCAGGGGATCCAGAATCTGACAATCCGAGACCGAACTGTCTGAGCAGCGGACGAACGTGATCGCGGCTCCCGAGTCCTTCGAACCGGCGCACAAACGCTGAGTTGTCAGACTGCTGACCACGATATTGTCGGAATCTTCAAACCGAATCCCGTCCTTACGGGGCTCATTGTCCAGACCACGCCACGAAAAGGCATTGCCAGTCACAACGATGCCCGAACAGGCCTGACCATAAACGGAAAGATCGGCCGAATCGTAGATCGTGTTCCCCGTGACCGTAACGCGCGACACGTTCAGCAGTTCTACGGCGCGCCACTGACTTCCCAGCACATTTCCGGTGATATTAATCAGATGTGCGGTATCGGCTTTTTGAGCTGGAGGAGTGTCGGCGGGCTGAGGTCGCTGCACGGCCGCACCCAGAACGCGGATGTTCGCTCCTCGATCCTGCAGGGTTGCTTGAATCGTGTTGCCGCTGATGGTGACTTCGCTGATGATCCCGTCTGTGGCGTCGAACAGGATCTCCGAACCCCCCGGATGCTGATCCAGAACGTCAGCCGGAATCTTGTCGCCTCCGGCCGTCAGATTGTTGTACTCGATGTCATTTCCCACGATTTGCAGATTGTGGACGTCGCCCCCCAGCGACTTGATCCCTGCGACTTTGTTCCAACTGATGTGGCACCCGTGGACGATGATCTGGTGCAGATTACAGCGATCGAGAAACAATCCAATCTCGTGATTGTCGTAAAGGTTGGAATCGGCCAGCAGAAAATCGCGATTGCGTTCGACGAGATGGACGGCGATCCGGCATTGGCGGATCAGTACCTGAGAGACGACGCACTTCATGGTCTTGCGGAGTTCAATGCCGACGGACTCGGGGTGCTCACCGACAATTTCGACGCCGTTAATCGTCGGAAATCGCTCTTTCTCCCAGGTGTGCGGCTGGACCGTCCGGGGCGAGGCCGTTCCTTGATGATCACCGATCACGCGAATGGCGGGGCCGGGGCCTGCCATGACAATCTTCGACGTTCCTCCTTCACCTCGAACGCCTCCGAATCCCCGCTTCGTCAGATCAAGGATCAGTGGCCGGGTGATCCGGTATGTCCCCCGGTTTAACCTCAGCACGCCGTCACCGGCATCCAGCGTGTGCTGCAGCGCTGACGTGTCATCAGCAACACCATCCCCAATCGCCCCAAAACCGAGAACGTTCGACATTCGAGCAGCCCCCTTGAACTCATTGACTACGCATCAAGTTGTTGACAACAAATGGAAAACGCGTTCCCACGGACGTCAGACACTCTACGGTGTTTCGCCGGACAATCGAATCGAACCGCGGGAGATGGTCCAAATCATTTTCCCGAAAAGCAGTCCTGACGGCCCCGCAGCAGAAAAGCCGAATCGCCATCTCTCAGGCCGCTTTTCCAACGCCCGGACCAACGTCACTCCCGACCACAGCGATGGGAATGACCGCCCGAATCGTGCCATGCGTCCGATGGGAAAAGTGCAGGTAGTCGGGGAGGTTTCTGATGTCACCCAGTTGCACCCTGTTTGATCATCACGACGCAAACGGATATCGTTCTGGGCGATGAGCTGTACATCGACGCTGGGTGCAGGACTCGGGGCGTCATGTCTTAAACTGAGAACCTTGGGTTGTCTCCGGGCACGAACCGCCGGACTGTTGAGTAACCAAACCATGCACATCGCTGTACGACGTATCGTTGTGATTCTCTGCTTCGTCGCGGTGGGAACAATCTTCGCCTGGCGCTGGTGGAACGAACAGGTGGCTGCATCCCAGATGGTGGGCATTGCTTCCGCGAATGGACGGCTGGAAGCAGTTCAGGTCAACGTCTCTGCCAAAGAACCGGGGCGGATTGTTGAGGTCCTGGTGAACGAGGGGGATCTGGTTCAGCCTGGTCAGGTGATGGCCCGCATCGACATTGAGACATTGAGCGCGGACCTCAGCAAAGCAAAGGCTGATCTGGCCGAGGCCGAATCGAACGCGACCGTCGCTAAGTCGACGATCGAGAAGCGTGAGAGCGAATACAAACTGGCAGACCTCAACTATGCCCGGCAGAAGGATCTGTTCGAAAAGAAAATCTCGACGAAGCAGGACTTCGACGAGGCGGAAAGCGACGTTAAAGCCAAACGAGCCGCTCTCGAGGAAGAACGTGCCAAGCTCGAGACGATCGCTTTTTCGGTGAAAAGTGCGACGGCGGTAGTGCAGGGGATTCAGACCCGGGTCGATGATTCCACGCTCACTTCCCCCGTACTGGGACGCGTCCTCTACAAACTGGCTCAACCGGGAGAAGTCCTTCCTTCAGGGGGGAAGGTACTGACGCTGCTGGATCTGTCGGATATCTACATGGAAGTCTTCCTACCCTCGCAGGAAGTGGCTCGCATCCGGATCGGTGCCGATGCGAAGATTACCCTGGACGCCCTGCCTGGCTATTCCGCCTCGGCACGCGTGAGCTTCGTCTCCCCGGAAGCGCAGTTCACGCCGAAACAGGTCGAGACCAAAAGTGAGCGGGATAAGCTGATGTTTCGCGTCAAGATTCAGGTTCCGCACGAAAAAGTGCTGCCCTACATCGATCGGATCAAGACGGGGGTTCGCGGCGTGGGCTACGTCAAACTGGATGACGACGTCGAGTGGCCCCCCTCGCTGCAGAAGCCATTTCCTCCGCCACGTACTGCCAAGCCTGCCGAATGAACAGGACGGAGTACCGAATCTGCCCTTGGGTAATTGTGCTGCTTAATGTGGCGGAGGATGCGAGTCCGTGAGTATTCCCAAAGTGCCACCTGTCGAATCAGGCCTTGCGACCAGTGCCGCGGTGCCCGTTGTTTCCGTTCGGAATTTGACCCATCGTTACGGGCGTACCGTCGCGCTCGATGGTCTCAATCTGGACATTCCGGCAGGTCAGATGATTGGACTGATCGGGCCTGACGGCGTCGGCAAGTCGACCCTGATGGGACTTGTCGCTGGGGCAAAGAAGCTTCAGTCAGGCGACGTCACCGTTCTTAACGGTGATATGCGGGACGCCGGCCACCGGGACAACGTCTGCCCGAAAATTGCCTATATGCCTCAAGGCTTGGGGAAAAATCTGTATCTCGAACTCAGCGTTTTCGAGAACATTGACTTTTTCGCCCGACTGTTTGGAGTTCCGAATTCGGAACGAAAACACCGCATTGACGCGCTGCTCAAGGCAACCGGGCTGGCACCGTTCCCAGATCGACCAGCGGGCCAGTTGTCGGGAGGGATGAAGCAGAAAGTCGGTCTGTGCGGCGCGCTCATCCATGATCCTGATCTGCTCATTCTGGATGAACCGACCACGGGGGTGGATCCCCTCTCGCGACAACAGTTCTGGAAGCTGATCGATGAAATCCGGGGTAAAAGTCCGCAGATGAGTGTTCTGGTCTCGACCGCCTACATGGACGAAGCCCAGCGGTTTGACTGGATCGTAGCGATGGACGCGGGGAAGGTGCTGGATACGGGAACTCCTCAAGAGATCATGGACCGCACGCGGACGAGCAACCTCGAAGCGGCCTTCGTGGCGCTGCTACCCGAAGAAAAACGGGGGGACCGGCAGGAACTGGTGATTCCGCCGCATGTTCCGACCGGGGGCGAACCGGCAATCTTCGCACGGCATTTGACGCGCCGCTTCGGGAAGTTTGTCGCGGTGAACGATGTCAGCTTTTCGATTGATAAAGGGGAGATTTTTGGCTTCCTCGGTTCCAACGGATCGGGAAAATCGACCACGATGAAGATGCTCACCGGCTTGCTTCCCGCCTCTGAAGGGGACGCAAAGCTGTTCGGCGAAACGGTGAACGCGGGGAGTATTGAGATCCGGAAACGGGTTGGCTACATGTCTCAGGCGTTCTCACTCTATGGAGAGCTGACCGTCCGGCAGAACCTGGCGCTCCATGCCCGCCTTTACCACCTGCCGACGTCCGAGGTCGGGAAGCGTATTTCAGGCCTGGTCGAGCGGTTCGGCCTGGTCGAACATCTCGACCATTTGTCAGACCAGCTTCCGCTGGGGCTGCGGCAGCGTTTGTCGCTGGCCGTCGCCGTTCTGCACGAACCCGAAATCCTGATTCTCGACGAACCGACCTCCGGCGTTGATCCGATCGCGCGAGACGAGTTCTGGGAACTGCTGATCGATCTGTCACGCAAAGACAACGTCACGATCTTCGTCTCGACCCACTTCATGAACGAGGCCTTGCGCTGCGACCGGATCTCGCTGATGCACGCGGGGACTGTGCTCGCCTGTGATACACCGCAGCGACTGATGGAAACCCGGCAGACAGACGATCTGGAAGTGGCGTTCATCTCGTACATTGCCGAAGCGGAAGGGGAACTGGAAACCGCGCGCCAGCAAGCCAACCCGGCGGCCGACGATCACGCCTCGAGGGAACTCGCGGCCGAATCGGTTCCGGGGGGATCGGTGCAACCGGCCGCCCACCAGGTGGGGTCACGCGTGTCGCTGAACCGCATGCTGGCCTACAGCCGTCGCGAGGCGCTGGAAATCCTGCGTGATCCCGTACGTCTGGCGTTTGCGTTCATCGGGTCCGCCTTGCTTATGTTTGTCTTCGGTCTGGGAATTTCCATGGACGTCGAAGACATTCCGTTCGCGGCGATGGATGGGGATGACACCCCCGAGAGTCGTGCTTATATCGCCCAATTTGAAGGTTCCCGGTACTTCCTGCGGCGAGCTCCGGCCGCCAGTGCCGACGAAGTGCACCGACGGTTGATTGCCAACCAGATTCAGGTCGGGATCGAAATCCCTCCCAACTTTGGCCGCGAGGTCAAACGGGGCGGCGTCCCCGAAGTCTTGGCATCGGTGGATGGAGCCAACCCAAGTCGGGCAGAAACCATCAAGCAGTACGTCGAAGGGGTGAACGCGAACAGCGTGTCCGAGTATGCCAGTCTGCAGCCGGAAGGGGGCACCGCCGCGAGCCAGATCTCGGCCGACATTCAAGCCCGATTCATGTACAACCCGACCTTCGAGAGTATTTATGCGATTGTGCCCAGCGTTCCTCCCATCATTCTGATTCTAATCCCGTCGATTCTGATGGCCGTCAGCGTGGTGCGCGAAAAGGAACTCGGATCGATCATCAACTTCTATGTGACTCCCACGCGGAAGGTTGAGTTTCTGCTGGGGAAACAATTGCCCTATGTCGCTATCTCGATTGTGAACTACGTCATTCTGATTCTGATGTCGATCTTTATCTTCGACGTTCCGATCAAGGGCAGTTTCATCGGCCTGACGCTCTGTGCTTTGGCGTATGTGATCGTGACCACAGGGATCGGAATGTTGATCTCGACCTTTACATCGAGTCAGGTCGCTGCCGTGTTTATCACGGCCATTCTGACGATCATTCCGACAATTCAGTTTTCAGGCATGCTGCAACCGGTATCAACACTGGAAGGTTCTGCCAAGATGTTAGGGACGATCTGGCCCACGACTTACTATATGCATGCGAGTGTCGGAGCGTTCACGAAGGGTTTGGGACTGGGGTCGCTGCTGCTGGATCTGGTCGTACTGCTGGCTTTTGTTCCGGTCCTGCTCAGTATCTGTGTGGCGGCCTTACCGGGACAGGAGAAATAATGGGTCGGCACCTGTCAAACATCTTCTGGTTAGGAACGAAAGAGTTTCGCAGTCTGCTGCGTGACCCAGTACTGGTCGCGTTCATCATTCATGCGTTTACGTTCTCGATCATTACCGCTGCCCGAGGGGTCTCGTCCGAAGTCAATAATGCGTCGCTGGCGTTTATCGACGAGAATCATTCGACGCTTTCGCGCGAATTGATCGATGCCTTTTATCCACCCCGTTTCAAGCGACCGGTCGAGATCGCACCGGCGGAAGCCGATACGGGAATGGATCGCGGACTGTATATGTTCGTCGTCGCCATTCCTCCACGTTTTGAAGAGGATCTGATTGCCGGACGCCGGACCGAAATTCAGATCAATATCGACGCGACAGCAATGAGTCAGGCGAGCATCGGAGCAGGTTACATCCGCAACATTATTACTCAGCGGACGTCGTCGTTCCTCCGGCGCACAGACAATCGAGTTTCTGCACCCGTGAATCTCGTCGTCACCAAGGCATTCAATCCGAATGGTGAAACGTCCTGGTTCACCAGCGTCGTCATGATTATTAATCAGATCACGACCATTTCGGTCATTCTGACCGGTGCCGCGCTGATTCGCGAACGGGAGCGGGGGACGCTGGAACACCTGCTGACCATGCCCTTGACCGCCTATGAGATTGCTTTGGCAAAAGTGTGGGCAAACGGTCTGGTGATTCTCTTCGCAGTCGCCACGTCGCTGGGGCTGATCGTGCGAATGACGCTGCATGTGCCGATCGCCGGTTCACCCCTGCTACTCATTTTTGGTGTGGTGCTGTATCTGTTCTTCGCGACCGCCCTGGGGGTCTTTCTCGGGACCCTCGCCCGGTCGATGGCGCAGTTCGCACTGCTGGTCATTCTCACCAACATCGTGCTGCAATTGCTTTCGGGAGGAACCACTCCTGTCGAAAGCCAGCCGGAATGGCTGCGCTACATTACGTTTTTCTTCCCGTCCCGTCACTTTGTGGCGTTCTCCCAGGCGATCATCTTTCGAGGGGCGGGGCTGGAGACCGTGTGGCCTCAGTTCGCAACTGTGGCCGCCATCGGAATCGTTTGCTTTGCTTTCAGCATGTCGCAGTTTCGCCAATCGATCTCCGTCAGCCGATAGCCGGTTCACCCCCAGGGGGGCGTCGGGCCTGGGAAACGTGGCGGAAGGTGGTGTCCAGTTGGACTTCGCTGTCCAATTTCCGAAACCCGTTCGGGGAAATCTGATCTCACCTGGACTGCCTGTATGTGCATGTCGTGTGTGGTATGCTGCGCAAGGTTTCTCTTAACGTATTCAGTGCGTGTAGCTTGCGCTTGTTCAAGCTGCGTGCTGCAAGTTGCCGTCAAATCTGCGCCGACCCGAACCAGGGGTCCTGAAAGACGAAATTATGTTTCTCAAGCGAGTCTCATTCCGATAAACTACCATTCATGGGTGGAGTGAGATTCCTCGATTTCCCTCCTCCGTACTGGTTACCAGTGCGCAATGCATTCAAGAAGAGTTGGTTAAAGCTGTGCGACGAAGTCTACGAAAACCCTGGTCCGTTGCTGTTGCAGTAACAATGATTGGCGCTGTGTCCCTGAGTCTGTTCGGGGCGGTCGATCGTTGTCATGCTGCCGACGATGACTCGTCCGTCGTCACGTTCGAATCCGACATTCAGCCGCTGCTGACGCGCTACGGCTGTAACTCGGGTCCCTGTCACGGCAAATCGCGCGGCCAGAACGGTTTCGCGCTGTCGCTGCTGGGATTCGATTCGGACTTCGACTATGCGGCCCTGGCACGTGAAGGGCGAGGGCGACGAGTATTTCCGGTCGCCGCAAAAGAGAGTCTGCTGCTGAGAAAAGCCGTTGGGCAGATTCCTCATGGTGGCGGCAAACGGTTTGAAATCGACAGTCCTCCTTACAACGAAATTGTCGCCTGGATTCAGGGAGGGATGCTGCGGACTCCGGAGGACGCCCCTCAACTGGTTCGCGTGCAGATTGAACCGTCGAGCTACTCGTTGGGACCCAAAGAGCAATTCGCCCTGCGAGTGATTGCCGAATACTCAAACGGGTTTCGTCGCGATGTGACAGAAGCCAGTGCCTATCAGACCAACGATAAAACGATTGCGGCGATTGCTCCCGCCGGGGACGGCATCGTGCAGGCAGGGCCCATTCCGGGCGAAGCGGCTATCATGGCGCGGTACATGAATCACATTGCCGTCTGCAACGTCACGATTCCTCTGCCGGGGAACGTCCCCGATGAGGCCTACGCGCAGCTTCCGGTGAATAACACCATCGATGAATTGGTATGGAAAAAGCTGAAGCTGCTGGGGATGCTGCCATCGGCTCCCGCGTCTGACGCAACCTTCCTGCGGCGGGCGACGCTGCGGATCATTGGACGAATTCCGACGCAGGAAGAAACCAAAGCATTTCTGGCTGACACGAATCCGGATAAGAAACGGATCCTGATCGACAGTCTGCTGGAACGGCCCGAATACGGAGATTTCTGGGCCAACAAGTGGGCCGACCTGCTGCGTCCCAACCCTTACCGGGCAGGGATCAAATCGGTCTGGAACCTCGATGCCTGGCTTCGCGAAGCTTTCCGCCAGAACATTCCCTACGACCAGTTTGTCCGTGAACTGCTGACCGCTCAGGGAAGCACCTGGAATAACGGAGCGACGGTCATTTTCCGCGACCGTCCTGAATCGATCGAGATTGCCTCGTCTGTCAGCCAGTTATTTCTGGGAGTGCGGCTGGAATGTGCCAAGTGCCACCACCATCCGTTTGAAGTCTGGAGCCAGGATGATTTCTATGGCTTTGCCTCCTTCTTCTCTCGGGTTGGCCGCAAGGGAGAAGGCCTGTCACCCCCGATTTCGGGTGGTGAGGAGGTCATTTTCACGAGGCCTTCCGGTCAACTGCTACATGGTCGCACGGGATTGCCGGTCGCTCCGAAAACATTGACGGGTGTTCCCCTGACCCTGGGGCCGGAAGATGATCCGCGTGAAGTCCTCGCGGCCTGGATTACGGATTCGTCCAATCCCTACTTCCCCAAAGTTATGGCGAATCGGATCTGGTCTGAAATCATGGGGCGAGGGCTGGTTGATCCAGTCGACGACCTGCGAGCCACCAATCCGGCCACGAACGAAGCATTGCTCGAACATCTTTCGCGGGAGTTCCAGCAGCAGGGCTACGATATTAAGAAGCTGATCCGCACGATCGCGAACTCGTACGTCTTCGGGTTGAGTTCTGTTCCGACCGAGCGGAATGTCTCTGATGTCAAAAACTTTTCACGGTATTACCGTCAACGGATGCGGGCCGAGGTCTTGCTGGACGCCGTGAACGATGTGCTGGGAGTCGAAGAAGAATTCTCGGCCATGCCGCCGGGGTCACGGGCCATGCAGTTGTGGACTTACCGGGCTTCATCGGTCTTCCTGGATACCTTCGGTCGGCCGGATTTGAACCAGGATCCCCCCTGCGAACGGTCATCCGAATCGACAACTCCTCAGATTCTGCATTTAATGAATTCACCGGCTTTGAATCGAAAGCTGAGTGTTGATACAGCTCGACCTGCGAAGCTGGCCGCCAGCGACAAGTCGAACGCTGAGATTGTCGATGAGTTATATCTGCTGATTTACAACCGCAACCCGAGAGAAGAAGAACGATTGGCGGCGCTAGAGTATCTGCCCGAAGGAGATCAACGACGACGCGCGATCGAGGATCTGTTCTGGACGCTGATCAACACACCCGAGTTCTCGTTTATCGACTGAACTGACTGATTAAAAAGAACATCGGATAAGCCAGACACGAGAGAAGGAACCCTACATCCATGACGATCAATCGAAACTGCGAAGGTATGAAACGTCGCGACTGCCTGAAGCTCGGTTTGGGCAGCCTGTTTGCTGGCGGATTCGTCGATGCACTGCGGGCCCGCGTAGGGGCCCATGATGGTGCCTCCGCAATCGCACCGGCGAAGACCAGTTGTATTCTGGTCTGGCTGGATGGCGGCCCCAGTCACTTCGAAACCTTCGATCCCAAGCCAGATGCTCCGTCAGAAATTCGCGGCGATTTCCAGCCGATCCAGACCAAGATTCCCGGTGTCCTGTTCTCGGAGAATATGACGCGACTGGCCGCCATCAGCGACAAGCTGACGGTCATTCGCTCGGTTCGTCATGACCAGAACAATCATGGTGCGGGTAACCATTACATGACGACGGGGGCTCCGACCCGAATCCCCGTCAGTTGTGGTGCGTTCGTCAGTTTCCATCCCAGCATGGGATCGGTTGTGTCGTATGAACGAGGAGCGAAAGACGGACTGCCACCGTACTTCTCACTGCCGGAAATGGCCCGTTCAGGGGGACCCAACTTTCTGGGGGCTCGTCATGCTCCCTTCGTGATCAGCGACGATCCCAACAACGAGAAGTTCAGCGTTCGCGATGTCACGATTCCTCGTGATCTGGAAGATGCTCGAGCGTTAAGTCGACGCAGCATGCGGGCCAGGCTGGACCAGTTCGTCCGTTATCACCATGAAGCGGCCGGGGATCCGGTCGTGGGGACCGACGAGAACTTCCAGCAGGCTGTCTCGCTGATGACATCGGACGTCGCCCAGCGGGCGTTCGAAATCCATCGTGAATCCGATGAAGTGCGACAGGCCTACGGTCGCAACTCGTTCGGTCAGCAGGCACTGCTCGCACGCCGCTTGATCGAAGCGGGAGTCCCCTTTGTCACCGTTTACAACGGGGGATGGGACCATCACTCAGATATTTTCCCCGCTTTCCGAAAGAAGGGGCAGAATCTGGATTCAGTCGTTGCCACGCTGATCGATGACCTGGATCAACGTGGTATGCTCGAAACGACGCTCGTTCTCGTCATGGGAGAATTCGGACGTACTCCGGCGATCTCCACCTTGCCGGGATCGACGACACCGGGCCGTGATCACTGGTCGAGTGCCATCTCGATCCTTGCAGCCGGTTGCGGGACTCCTCGCGGTCAGGTCATCGGAGCGACCGACCCACGCGGTTACGCGGCCGTGGAAAAGGTGTACGCACCTGAGAATCTGGTTTCCAGCGTCTATCTCAAGATGGGAATCGATCCGGACAAGATCCTTTACAACGGTGCAGGTCGGCCAACACACCTGGTCAGCGATTCTCGCCCCATCGCGGAATTGATGTAATTGAATCGGACTGGGGCAACCTGTCGGTGAGGACGAGTGACTGTTATGACCTGTCGGTATCGCGATCCTGCTCAGCGTTTTTTGTCGAATCAAACTCGAACTTCGTGCGGAAGTCGGCTCGGAAAAGCCAGTCAGAGGTTTTTCCTGGGGGCCTGCCTGGGCCTGGCTTTTTGCTTCGCCCCGGCGGCGGAGGCGGCCCCACCGACACTGACGCACCTGTTTCCGGCAGGGGGCCAGCGCGGATCGAAGGTGGTTGTCACCAGTGCCGGCACGTACAACTGGCCGGGAGTAAAGATCTGGGCTCCGGGGGTTGAAGCGGTACCGACAGCCGAGTCGGGCAAGATCGAGATCACGATCCCGGCTGACCTGATGGCCGACCGGGTCTGGATTCGTTATTACGACGCGGAAGGAGCTTCGGCTGTTGCTCCATTCCTGATCGGCAGTCATCCTGAACTCACCGAGACCGAGCCGAATAATCGATTGGGGGACGCGACGAAGGTCGAGCAGCTTCCCATGACGGTGAACGCCGCTCTGAAGGATGGGGCAGATGTCGACAGTTATGCCGTTCAATTGACCGCAGGTCAGACGCTGGTTGC is from Schlesneria sp. DSM 10557 and encodes:
- a CDS encoding right-handed parallel beta-helix repeat-containing protein → MSNVLGFGAIGDGVADDTSALQHTLDAGDGVLRLNRGTYRITRPLILDLTKRGFGGVRGEGGTSKIVMAGPGPAIRVIGDHQGTASPRTVQPHTWEKERFPTINGVEIVGEHPESVGIELRKTMKCVVSQVLIRQCRIAVHLVERNRDFLLADSNLYDNHEIGLFLDRCNLHQIIVHGCHISWNKVAGIKSLGGDVHNLQIVGNDIEYNNLTAGGDKIPADVLDQHPGGSEILFDATDGIISEVTISGNTIQATLQDRGANIRVLGAAVQRPQPADTPPAQKADTAHLINITGNVLGSQWRAVELLNVSRVTVTGNTIYDSADLSVYGQACSGIVVTGNAFSWRGLDNEPRKDGIRFEDSDNIVVSSLTTQRLCAGSKDSGAAITFVRCSDSSVSDCQILDPLHRGVELEDCTRCRVSNNTIADRRQQPSMSQAIRVKGKGSNLVAGNILSGAVDRLLDVAEGAAEVQGNMLIS
- a CDS encoding HlyD family secretion protein, with the protein product MHIAVRRIVVILCFVAVGTIFAWRWWNEQVAASQMVGIASANGRLEAVQVNVSAKEPGRIVEVLVNEGDLVQPGQVMARIDIETLSADLSKAKADLAEAESNATVAKSTIEKRESEYKLADLNYARQKDLFEKKISTKQDFDEAESDVKAKRAALEEERAKLETIAFSVKSATAVVQGIQTRVDDSTLTSPVLGRVLYKLAQPGEVLPSGGKVLTLLDLSDIYMEVFLPSQEVARIRIGADAKITLDALPGYSASARVSFVSPEAQFTPKQVETKSERDKLMFRVKIQVPHEKVLPYIDRIKTGVRGVGYVKLDDDVEWPPSLQKPFPPPRTAKPAE
- a CDS encoding YdiU family protein encodes the protein MTDEREIETELDSLGWQFDNTYGQLPELFHVSSRPVKVAAPRVAIVNQKLAAELGLNLANAKPETLAALFSGQVIPTGAQPLAQAYAGHQYAHFTMLGDGRAILLGEHRTPSGQLVDIQFKGSGPTAFSRRGDGRAALGPMLREYIISEAMAALGIPTTRSLAVVTTGEHVFRETRLQGAVLTRIAASHIRVGTFQYAAARQDELPVKQLADYTIQRHYPELNESPEIYQDFFREVLHRQARLMARWQLVGFVHGVMNTDNMSICGETIDYGPCAFMNTYKPETVFSSIDQSGRYAYVNQPAIAQWNLTRLAEALLTLFSPSEEEAIAIATKILATFPEVYTQAWLAGMRAKLGLQSSDPSDAELVQSLLSWMQSAQADFTNTFRDLSNNELPANPLFDQAEFQEWHTRWQQRLQQEYRPRDNVVKQMRSANPAVIPRNHRVEEALAAAEDQNDFSVLHRLLAVLEKPFELSPENEKYREPSPDERGYRTFCGT
- the rbbA gene encoding ribosome-associated ATPase/putative transporter RbbA; translated protein: MSIPKVPPVESGLATSAAVPVVSVRNLTHRYGRTVALDGLNLDIPAGQMIGLIGPDGVGKSTLMGLVAGAKKLQSGDVTVLNGDMRDAGHRDNVCPKIAYMPQGLGKNLYLELSVFENIDFFARLFGVPNSERKHRIDALLKATGLAPFPDRPAGQLSGGMKQKVGLCGALIHDPDLLILDEPTTGVDPLSRQQFWKLIDEIRGKSPQMSVLVSTAYMDEAQRFDWIVAMDAGKVLDTGTPQEIMDRTRTSNLEAAFVALLPEEKRGDRQELVIPPHVPTGGEPAIFARHLTRRFGKFVAVNDVSFSIDKGEIFGFLGSNGSGKSTTMKMLTGLLPASEGDAKLFGETVNAGSIEIRKRVGYMSQAFSLYGELTVRQNLALHARLYHLPTSEVGKRISGLVERFGLVEHLDHLSDQLPLGLRQRLSLAVAVLHEPEILILDEPTSGVDPIARDEFWELLIDLSRKDNVTIFVSTHFMNEALRCDRISLMHAGTVLACDTPQRLMETRQTDDLEVAFISYIAEAEGELETARQQANPAADDHASRELAAESVPGGSVQPAAHQVGSRVSLNRMLAYSRREALEILRDPVRLAFAFIGSALLMFVFGLGISMDVEDIPFAAMDGDDTPESRAYIAQFEGSRYFLRRAPAASADEVHRRLIANQIQVGIEIPPNFGREVKRGGVPEVLASVDGANPSRAETIKQYVEGVNANSVSEYASLQPEGGTAASQISADIQARFMYNPTFESIYAIVPSVPPIILILIPSILMAVSVVREKELGSIINFYVTPTRKVEFLLGKQLPYVAISIVNYVILILMSIFIFDVPIKGSFIGLTLCALAYVIVTTGIGMLISTFTSSQVAAVFITAILTIIPTIQFSGMLQPVSTLEGSAKMLGTIWPTTYYMHASVGAFTKGLGLGSLLLDLVVLLAFVPVLLSICVAALPGQEK
- a CDS encoding ABC transporter permease — protein: MGRHLSNIFWLGTKEFRSLLRDPVLVAFIIHAFTFSIITAARGVSSEVNNASLAFIDENHSTLSRELIDAFYPPRFKRPVEIAPAEADTGMDRGLYMFVVAIPPRFEEDLIAGRRTEIQINIDATAMSQASIGAGYIRNIITQRTSSFLRRTDNRVSAPVNLVVTKAFNPNGETSWFTSVVMIINQITTISVILTGAALIRERERGTLEHLLTMPLTAYEIALAKVWANGLVILFAVATSLGLIVRMTLHVPIAGSPLLLIFGVVLYLFFATALGVFLGTLARSMAQFALLVILTNIVLQLLSGGTTPVESQPEWLRYITFFFPSRHFVAFSQAIIFRGAGLETVWPQFATVAAIGIVCFAFSMSQFRQSISVSR